Proteins encoded by one window of Chryseobacterium aquaeductus:
- a CDS encoding ribonuclease domain-containing protein, whose translation MNSKIRSLLFACMGLLFGMSVMYVYNNFIAEKKEQPKIEKSHQDSSKKIENNHSIDELTAEKRVIDYVKINHQLPDFYLTKNEAKKQGWNPSQGNLCEILPGKAIGGDHFNNREGKLPKAGKYFEADVNYNCGNRNADRIVFTKNGEVYLTKNHYKSFEKQ comes from the coding sequence ATGAATTCTAAAATCCGTTCGCTTCTTTTTGCCTGCATGGGACTTCTGTTCGGAATGTCGGTAATGTATGTTTACAATAATTTTATTGCGGAAAAAAAAGAGCAACCCAAAATTGAGAAATCCCATCAAGATTCTTCGAAAAAGATTGAAAACAATCATTCAATTGATGAGTTAACAGCAGAAAAAAGAGTTATTGATTACGTAAAAATAAACCACCAACTTCCCGATTTCTACCTTACAAAAAACGAAGCTAAGAAACAAGGTTGGAATCCTTCTCAGGGAAATCTTTGTGAAATTCTTCCAGGAAAAGCAATTGGCGGAGATCATTTTAATAACCGCGAAGGAAAACTTCCAAAAGCCGGAAAATATTTCGAAGCAGACGTGAATTATAACTGTGGAAACAGAAATGCAGACCGAATTGTTTTTACCAAAAATGGCGAAGTTTATTTAACTAAAAATCATTACAAGAGTTTTGAGAAGCAGTAA
- a CDS encoding barstar family protein, whose translation MNTTYIDFADLGDYEDFYAQLKEKIKLPSHFGDNLDALSDVISGELEMPLHIEFVNMSVDQLEIFEDLLTTLEDAEDEIEDFSFAYYLEQFEDDEEGDQNNETDKEI comes from the coding sequence ATGAATACTACATACATCGACTTCGCAGACCTCGGAGATTACGAAGATTTTTATGCTCAGCTGAAAGAAAAAATAAAGCTTCCTTCACATTTCGGGGATAATCTGGATGCACTTTCAGACGTTATCTCCGGCGAACTGGAAATGCCTCTTCACATTGAATTTGTAAATATGAGCGTAGATCAGCTCGAAATTTTTGAAGACCTTCTGACTACTTTGGAAGATGCAGAAGATGAAATAGAAGATTTTTCTTTTGCCTATTATCTTGAGCAATTCGAAGATGATGAAGAAGGAGATCAAAATAACGAAACTGATAAAGAAATTTAA